In Bos indicus isolate NIAB-ARS_2022 breed Sahiwal x Tharparkar chromosome 2, NIAB-ARS_B.indTharparkar_mat_pri_1.0, whole genome shotgun sequence, a single genomic region encodes these proteins:
- the ASNSD1 gene encoding asparagine synthetase domain-containing protein 1, which yields MCGICCAVSFSVEHFSRDLKEDLLCNLKRRGPDSSKQLLRSTVNYQCLFSGHVLHLRGLLTAQPVEDERGNVFLWNGEVFSGIKVEAEENDTQIMFHYLSSCKNESDILSLFSKVQGPWSFIYYQASSHSLWFGRDFFGRRSLLWHFSNLGKSFCLSSVGTQASGVADQWQEVPASGIFRIDLKSASISQSVVLKLYPWKYSSGGDDIRECVHNSLTEISADLPTFVLVAANEAKLYLKDPVVPLNMALPQAAFETHCSSISRSPLTRETLRVFLTDGHTKEVVQQFIGVLSTAVKRRVLCLPRDENLAPSEVLKTSNGKANVAVLFSGGIDSMVIAALADHHIPLDEPIDLLNVAFMTKEKTIPVNFNKKGRKQANHCEMPSEEFSKRAAATAAASPGEQLSVPDRVTGRAGLKELQAANPSRIWNFVEINVSLEELQRLRRTRISHLIQPLDTVLDDSIGCAVWFASRGAGWLVTQDGAQPYQSSAKVVLTGIGADEQLAGYSRHRVRFLAHGLEGLNKEIEMELGRISSRNLGRDDRVISDHGKEARFPFLDENVVSFLNSLPVWEKANLTLPRGIGEKLILRLAAVELGLTASALLPKRAMQFGSRIAKMEKNNEKASDKCGRLQIISLENLSVEN from the exons ATGTGTGGCATTTGTTGTGCAGTAAGCTTTTCTGTTGAGCATTTTAGCAGAGATTTGAAAGAGGATTTACTGTGTAATCTTAAACGACGGGGGCCCGATAGTAGTAAACAGTTGTTAAGGTCTACTGTTAACTACCAGTGTTTATTCTCTGGCCATGTCCTTCACTTAAGAGGTCTGTTGACTGCCCAGCCTGTGGAAGATGAAAGAGGCAATGTATTCCTGTGGAATGGAGAAGTCTTTAGTGGGATCAAGGTTGAAGCCGAAGAGAATGATACTCAAATCATGTTTCATTATCTTTCCTCTTGTAAGAATGAATCTGATATTTTGTCGCTCTTCTCAAAAGTCCAAGGTCCTTGGTCTTTTATATATTATCAAGCATCTAGCCACTCTTTGTGGTTTGGTCGGGACTTTTTTGGTCGTCGTAGCTTGCTTTGGCATTTTAGTAACTTGGGCAAGAGTTTCTGCCTCTCTTCAGTTGGCACCCAAGCATCTGGAGTGGCTGATCAGTGGCAGGAAGTTCCAGCATCTGGAATTTTCAGAATTGATCTCAAGTCTGCTTCCATTTCCCAATCTGTCGTTTTAAAGTTGTATCCTTGGAAATACAGTTCGGGGGGGGATGATATCAGAGAATGTGTTCATAATAGCCTGACTGAGATTTCAGCAGACTTGCCAACATTTGTCTTGGTGGCAGCAAATGAAGCCAAACTGTATCTTAAAGACCCTGTTGTCCCTTTAAATATGGCGTTGCCACAAGCTGCATTTGAGACCCATTGCAGCAGCATTTCCAGGAGTCCACTCACAAGAGAGACCCTTCGGGTCTTTCTTACAGATGGACACACGAAGGAAGTGGTTCAGCAGTTCATTGGTGTCCTGAGCACCGCAGTCAAGAGACGTGTCTTGTGTTTACCTAGGGATGAAAACCTGGCACCAAGCGAAGTTTTGAAAACTAGTAACGGGAAAGCAAATGTTGCAGTTCTGTTTTCTGGAGGGATTGATTCCATGGTCATCGCAGCCCTTGCTGACCATCATATTCCTTTAGATGAACCAATCGATCTTCTTAATGTGGCTTTCATGACTAAAGAAAAGACTATACCAGTTAATTTTAacaaaaaagggagaaaacaggCAAATCATTGTGAAATGCCCTCTGAAGAATTCTCCAAacgtgctgctgctactgctgctgccagCCCTGGTGAACAGTTGAGTGTGCCAGATCGAGTCACAGGAAGGGCGGGCCTGAAGGAACTGCAAGCTGCCAACCCTTCGCGGATTTGGAATTTTGTTGAAATTAATGTTTCTCTAGAAGAACTGCAAAGATTAAGAAGAACTCGAATATCGCACTTAATCCAGCCCTTGGATACAGTCCTGGATGATAGCATTGGCTGTGCAGTCTGGTTTGCTTCCCGAGGAGCTGGCTGGTTAGTGACCCAGGATGGAGCACAGCCGTATCAGAGCAGTGCAAAG GTAGTTCTTACTGGAATTGGTGCAGATGAGCAGCTTGCAGGTTATTCTCGTCATCGGGTCCGCTTCCTGGCACATGGGCTGGAAGGACTGAATAAGGAAATTGAAATGGAACTGGGTCGAATTTCTTCTAGAAATCTCGGTCGTGATGATAGAGTTATCAGTGATCATGGAAAAGAAGCAAG atttcctTTCCTGGATGAAAATGTTGTCTCCTTTCTAAATTCCCTACCAGTCTGGGAAAAGGCAAACTTGACTTTACCCCGTGGAATTGGTGAAAAACTAATTTTGCGTCTTGCAGCAGTGGAACTCGGTCTAACAGCCTCTGCTCTTCTGCCAAAGCGGGCCATGCAATTTGGATCCAGAAttgcaaaaatggaaaagaataatgaaaaggcGTCTGATAAATGTGGAAGGCTCCAAATCATCTCCTTAGAAAACCTTTCTGTTGAAAACTAG